The following coding sequences lie in one Paroedura picta isolate Pp20150507F chromosome 10, Ppicta_v3.0, whole genome shotgun sequence genomic window:
- the LOC143819871 gene encoding uncharacterized protein LOC143819871 — MIRCTLHLPPPFCSATSESNMESSSQASSVPATGRGPTWRDAEIRDLIGIFSEEKIQDAFQSSHRNREVFEQVAIKMRALGHNRTGLECRSKTKTMRAEYMRAVNHNKGSGNEKVTCPYFEEQRQLYGDGEGSGRPKRVGRSLKVVRKPAAPVEEPPAEEDPGEGTSSSFRPPPPVQQRAAESVTLDLIAIVPGEPEEAPEQTPLASETQLPGTGPLESPAAPDVDSDSGASTNIDFIPGTQEEEQPGVLGPPARRRRIQIQDEVLSDEEEEPPLPPGSPPPRGALPAEERLTRERGRLRRVSVLTSVGERLLEHCYEESRRAAAADQAMLTLIAQEGRKLRAVLRETNQILREGVEEVRLIRRLMERAVAVMERAYPPQIAPPPPPTPTPPLPAPTPPTPSQNASTQTRRRTILGKRKIKPADKYSPS, encoded by the exons atgatccgttgcaccctgcacctcccaccaccattttgctcagctactagcgaaagcaacatggaatcgtcttctcaagcctcgtccgtccctgcaaccggccgtggcccaacttggagggacgcggagatcagggacctgatcgggattttctcggaggagaaaatccaggacgcgttccagtcctcccacaggaatagggaggtcttcgaacaagtggccattaagatgcgcgccctgggccacaacaggaccggccttgaatgccggtcgaagaccaagacaatgagggcagagtacatgcgtgccgtgaaccataataagggttccggcaacgaaaaggttacctgcccctacttcgaggagcagcgccagctgtacggagacggggaaggatccggcaggccgaagcgcgtcggccggagccttaaggtggttcggaagccggctgccccggtcgaggaaccacccgctgaggaggatcccggcgagggcacctcgtccagctttcgccctccaccccccgtccagcaacgagccgcggaatcggtaacgctggacctgatcgccatcgttcctggggagccagaggaggctcctgagcaaacgccccttgcctccg agacacagttgccagggacggggcccctagagtctccagcagcacctgacgtggatagtgattcgggggcatcaactaacattg atttcatacccggaacacaggaggaggaacagcctggggtgcttggacctcctgcccggcgcaggcggatacagattcaagatg aggttctttcagatgaggaggaggaaccacccctgcctccaggcagcccaccacctagaggtgcgctcccagcagaggagaggcttacgagggaacgcggcaggctgaggcgcgtctccgtcttgacaagcgtgggagagaggctccttgagcactgctatgaggagtcacggcgtgccgcggccgctgaccaagccatgctcacactcattgcccaggaggggagaaaattgagggcagtccttagagagacaaaccaaatcctacgcgaaggcgtggaggaggtgcgactgataaggagactcatggagagggcagtagcggtcatggaaagggcctaccctccacaaatcgcccccccaccaccacccacaccaacaccaccacttccagcacccaccccaccaactccctctcagaatgcctccacccaaacaagaaggaggactattctcggaaagagaaaaattaaaccagcagacaagtactccccctcctag